One Thioclava sp. ES.031 genomic window, CTCAGGCGTTCGCCGGGGCGTCCTTCCACTGGAAGGCCGCTTTCTCCCGGCTCACCCCTCCCCACGGGAGGGCGCATTGGCGATGTCAGCGCGGGCCCACGCGTCATTCGGGCTTCCGAGATAAAGCACCCAGCCACACACGCATCAAAGCGCCCGCCCGAGGCTCGGGCGCGTCCCTCAGCGCAATACAAAAAAGGCGGCAGGTCGCCCCGCCGCCCCTCGATCCGATCAGGCCGAACTCACTCGCCCTGTTTCTTGATCCGACCGCCGAGCTTGGGCGCAACCGTGCCCTTGCCCTTGATATAGGTCATCACGTCATTGGCCATCAGGTTGCCGTTGCCCGCGTTCACGATGATCTTGCCACCGCCAAGCGCGGTATAGCCGTCGCCGCCGCCCAGCATGTAATCGTTGGTCGCGACCTTGTAGACCTTGTTGATGTCGAGCGGCTGACCGCCCACCTCGACCGAGACCACGCGCGAGCCCGCAGGCGCGCTCGGATCATAGACCACGCTCATGCCCGAGACTTGCGGGAAGCGGCCGGCCCCCTTCTCGACCTGGCTGAAGCCGTTCTCCAGCGCGCTCACGATCTGCGAGCCGGGGATCTCGGTCACCACCGTCTTGTTGCCGAAGGGCAGCTCGGTCAGCACGTCCTTGCGGGTGATCTTGTGGCCCGCATCATAGGTCGTGTCGCCCCGGATGCCGCCGCCATTGATCAGCGTGACGTCCGCCTTGGTCGCATCGCGCAGCGCATCGGCGATCAGATCGCCCATCGTGCTCTCCTGCGAGCGCACGACATTGCGCCGCGAGTCCATCTCGGTCTCCGACGTACCGATCTGCTGGCCGAGATTGTCGTCGAGCTGCTTCTTGAACCCGTTGACCAGCTTCATCGATTCCGGGTCCGGCGTGACATTCGCGGTGTCGATCCAGCGGAAATTCGGGGTCCAGCTGATCTTGCGCTTGCCGTCCTTCTCGGAGATGTCGACGGTCAGATCGAGCGGCTGCAGATAACGCGCGTCGATCGAGGTCTCCACGTAAGCCGTGATCCCGTCATAGAACATCGCGTTGAGGTGGTCGTCGCCCGACATGATCACGTCGAAATCCTGGCTCGCGATCAGCTTGCGGTCGTTCGACTGGTCGGTCTGCACGACGCCGATCACCAGATCAGCGCCGTCCTCGCGGGCCTTCTTGGCGGCCGCGATTGCCGTGTCGACGGTGGGCTGGAATTTCAGATCGCCCGAATTGGCGACTTCGGGCGTGGTGTCCTGGGCCACCGGCACCAGCGCGACCTTGAGCCCTGCGATCTCCTTCATCATCACGCCGCCCAAGCCCTGAATGGGCGAGCCATCGGCCTGGGTGATGTTGATCGCGGCCCACGGATATTTCGAGCCTTCCATCTTCTTCTCGAAATTCTCCGGCCCGAAATCGAACTCATGGTTGCCCGGCACCGCGATGTCGAAGGGCACGATATTGGTCAGGTCGATCGTGTTCTGACCTTCGTCGATCCCCGACAGAAGCGAGGGCGAGAGCATGTCGCCATCGAAGACATAGAGCGTGTTGGGATTGTCCGCGCGCTCTTTCTTGGCGACCGCGTTGAGCCGCGCGAAACCGCCACGCTCACCATCGCCGTCGAAATTGTAAATATCGCCGACCCCGAGGATCGTGAGCTTCACCGTCTCGGCCTGAATAGGCCCGGCGGCCAGAAGCCCGGTCGAGGCGGCGCCCAGCATGAGGGCAGCCAGACGGCGCTTGAAATCGGACATTTCGGTCTCCCTGCGGAATAACTTTTCATAAACCCGAGCGGCCGCAGTTACCGGCGCGCTGGGGCGTGGGAGGAAGATTAGCCGCACTCCGCCACGGCGCAAACCGATAGAAGGATGACCTTGCGTTCTCGTGAAGGGCGGTGCCTGTTTTCGCGTCACTTCGCGGGCGGCGGAAGAGTGGGCGGCGGAAGATCGCGGAGGCGACCTGCCGCCCCCGTCAGACCAAGCGCGGTCAGACCAAGGTGCCCGCCATGCGGGCGAACAACGCATGCGCCTCTGCCTCGTCGATCAGGTCGACCGTGAATTGCGCGAAGGTCAGGCCGGTCTCGGGCGCGCTTGCGAACATGATCCGCACATCGTCGCCCGCCTCCGTGATCGAGTCGAGCTGGCCGCCGAATACGGTGGTGTAATTTCCGGCGAACCCGGCCATCAAATTCTCCAGCGCCTTGGCGCAGGCCACGATCTCGTCCGACGATCCTTTGACGGGCCGCAAGATCCGGTCACTCGGGCCGATCCGCCCGGCAAGCTGCAGCCCTTCGGGCAGCTCGATGCCCAGCCTGA contains:
- a CDS encoding bifunctional UDP-sugar hydrolase/5'-nucleotidase encodes the protein MSDFKRRLAALMLGAASTGLLAAGPIQAETVKLTILGVGDIYNFDGDGERGGFARLNAVAKKERADNPNTLYVFDGDMLSPSLLSGIDEGQNTIDLTNIVPFDIAVPGNHEFDFGPENFEKKMEGSKYPWAAINITQADGSPIQGLGGVMMKEIAGLKVALVPVAQDTTPEVANSGDLKFQPTVDTAIAAAKKAREDGADLVIGVVQTDQSNDRKLIASQDFDVIMSGDDHLNAMFYDGITAYVETSIDARYLQPLDLTVDISEKDGKRKISWTPNFRWIDTANVTPDPESMKLVNGFKKQLDDNLGQQIGTSETEMDSRRNVVRSQESTMGDLIADALRDATKADVTLINGGGIRGDTTYDAGHKITRKDVLTELPFGNKTVVTEIPGSQIVSALENGFSQVEKGAGRFPQVSGMSVVYDPSAPAGSRVVSVEVGGQPLDINKVYKVATNDYMLGGGDGYTALGGGKIIVNAGNGNLMANDVMTYIKGKGTVAPKLGGRIKKQGE